The stretch of DNA GTTAAACTGTCAGGTCTGTAGACAGTGATTTCCTGCTCAATGTGTTGCGAAAGCCCCGGATGTCGAAAGTTCCTGATTCGCTGAAACCTTTTCTCAAAGAAGTTTCCGCCAGCCTGCGGGAAAAAACGTATCAGAAGCTGATCCTGAGCAGGCCGCTTTCGAACAATGAGCAGGTTCCTACCAAGGTGACTGTTCGGCCCGTGCTGATTCAGGAGGAGATTCACTATCAATGGGTCGAACGTGTGGGCCCGCGTGAACTGCACCAGAATCTTTCGGCCGATCAACTGATTCAACGAGTCCCTTCGATTCTGGGAACAATTCTGGGTGATGCCCGGCTGTTTACCAGCGAAGCAGAAATCTGTGCCCGCTATAAAGGTCGTGGCCATTTTCAGATGCATCGGGCCAAGAGCCAGTCGGCGAGTAGTGAGCCTGAGGCTCATAACCGCGAAAAGAACTATATCATACCGCCCAATGAGCCCTGCCCGTTTCTGGCTAAAGCGGGAATCATGTCGGTGGATGGCCGCGTGAAGGCGCCGATGTATCATAAGTTTCGGCAGATCAACCGCTATCTGGAATTGATCCGCGATCTGAAAGGAACTTTGCAGAAACCCGGTTCATTGCGAGTGGTCGATTATGGTTGCGGCAAAAGCTATCTCACCTTCGCTTTACACCACTATCTGACGGTCGTTGAGAAGAAAACCGTCGAGATGACTGGGCTGGATCAGCGGCCCGATGTCATCTCCACCTGCACGGCCATCGCCGACGAGTTGCAACTGGCGGGGCTTGATTTTCGTGTGGGTCAGATTGTCGACCTGCCGATCGAAGGGA from Planctopirus ephydatiae encodes:
- a CDS encoding class I SAM-dependent methyltransferase, translating into MSKVPDSLKPFLKEVSASLREKTYQKLILSRPLSNNEQVPTKVTVRPVLIQEEIHYQWVERVGPRELHQNLSADQLIQRVPSILGTILGDARLFTSEAEICARYKGRGHFQMHRAKSQSASSEPEAHNREKNYIIPPNEPCPFLAKAGIMSVDGRVKAPMYHKFRQINRYLELIRDLKGTLQKPGSLRVVDYGCGKSYLTFALHHYLTVVEKKTVEMTGLDQRPDVISTCTAIADELQLAGLDFRVGQIVDLPIEGKIDLAVSLHACDTATDEALAAAVLREAQVIVAVPCCQHELRPQINGESLSGLWKHGILAERFAADVTDALRALWLEQQGYQVQVIEFIELEHTPKNLAIRAVRVAKPSRESIRLAKEKSQALKELCGITTTWLDRWDGQKVDVR